CGCGGGACGAGGTGGGAGAACAGCGAGCGGGACAGCGCCTGGCTCCCGCCGAGCACCAGGCCGATCGCGGCGGCGAGTGCGTAGAACCACACCGGCGTCCGCGCGGGCAGGAAGTATCCGGCGGCGAGGATCAGCGTCCACACGGCGAGCGAGCCCAGGATCGTGCGCTTGGCTCCGTGGATGCGGGCCAGCCGGCCCATGCCCAGCGCGCCGGCCACCGCCAGCACCTGCACCAGCAGCACCGCCGTGATCAAGGTGGTCTGGTCGAGGCCCAGCTCCTCGGAGCCGTACACCGATGCCTGGGAGATCACCGTCTGCACCCCGTCGTTGTAGACGAGGTACGCCAGCAGGAAGGACAGCGTCAGCGGATGGCGGCGCATGTCCTTCAGGGTCGCGACCAGCTGGCGCCAGCCCGCCCCGACCGCGCCCTCCGCGAGGGCGGGCGTCCCGTCCGCGGTCCGCCGGTCCCGCAGCCGCCGCAGCGGCACCAGCGCGAAGGCGCCCCACCACACCCCTGCCGAGGCCAGGCAGATGCGGACCGCTTCCGACTCGGAGAGCCCGAAGGACTCGTGGCCGGTGTAGAGGACGAGATTCAGTACCAGGACCAGCGCCCCCGAGGTGTAGCCGAAGGCCCAGCCGCGTGAGGAGACCGTGTCCCGCTCCTCAGGCCCGGCGATCTGCGGCAGGTACGCGTTGTAGAGGACCATCGAGACCGACAGCGAGGCGTTGGCGACGATCAGCAGGAACGCGCCGAGGAGATAGCGGTCCCCGTCGAGGAAGAACATGGCCGCTGTCGCCGTCGCCCCCAGGTACGCGGCGACCGCCAGCAGCGGCTTCTTGCGGCCGGTGCGGTCGGCGACGGCACCCACCATCGGCATCACCAGCACCGCCAGCACCACCGAGACGGACACCGCGTAGGGGAACACGGAACCGGCGCGGACCGGGACGCCGAGCGGGTGCACGAAACCGTCGGCGTCCGCCGCCGACTTCGCCACCGCGGTGAGGTACGGACCGAGGAACACCGTCAGGACGCTCGTCGAGTAGACGGAACAGGCGAAGTCGTAGAAGTACCAGCCGCGCTGCTCGCGGCGGCGATCGGCGTCGTCGGTACCGGTGGTCCGGTCCGCGGTGTCAGCGGTCACGGCCCGCCCCCCTCACTCGTCCCCGTGGGGAGACGCCGCGACGCTCAGACCCAGAACCCCCGGGCGGACATCACCGTACGCAGCATCTCCAGATGATCGGTCATGATGCCATCCACTCCCAGGTCCAGGAGAGCGGCGGTACGGTCCGGATCGTTCACCGTCCACACG
The genomic region above belongs to Streptomyces marianii and contains:
- a CDS encoding MFS transporter, with product MTADTADRTTGTDDADRRREQRGWYFYDFACSVYSTSVLTVFLGPYLTAVAKSAADADGFVHPLGVPVRAGSVFPYAVSVSVVLAVLVMPMVGAVADRTGRKKPLLAVAAYLGATATAAMFFLDGDRYLLGAFLLIVANASLSVSMVLYNAYLPQIAGPEERDTVSSRGWAFGYTSGALVLVLNLVLYTGHESFGLSESEAVRICLASAGVWWGAFALVPLRRLRDRRTADGTPALAEGAVGAGWRQLVATLKDMRRHPLTLSFLLAYLVYNDGVQTVISQASVYGSEELGLDQTTLITAVLLVQVLAVAGALGMGRLARIHGAKRTILGSLAVWTLILAAGYFLPARTPVWFYALAAAIGLVLGGSQALSRSLFSHLVPRGKEAEYFSAYEMSDRGLSWLGPLVFGLAFQLTGSYRTAIISLVIFFALGFVLLARVPVRRAVAAAGNPVPERI